In the Sinomonas cyclohexanicum genome, AAGGGCAGCGCGGACGGTACGAGCAGGAGGAGGAAGACCTCGAAGAGATTGGTGAACGCGTTGGGGTTCTCGAACGGGTGGGCGGAGTTCGCGTTGAAGTAGCCGCCGCCGTTCGTGCCGAGGAGCTTGATGGCCTCCTGGCTGGCGACCGGACCGCCGGGGATGGTCTGCGAGACTCCGGTGAGGGAGTTGGTCACCGTGGTCGGTGAGAAGTCCTGGATCACCCCGGCAACGATCAGGACGAGCGCCGCGATCGCCGAGAGCGGAAGCAGCACGCGGAACGCGACGCGCGTCACGTCGACCCAGAGATTGCCGAGGGAATCGGTCCCGCGCCGGACGAGGCCCCGCACCAGGGCGAACGCCACCGCGATGCCGACCGCGGCCGAGACGAAGTTCTGCACTGCGAGGAACGCCATCTGGATCACGAACCCGAGGGTCGTCTCGGGCGTGTAGGCCTGCCAGTTGGTATTCGTGACGAACGAGATCGCGGTGTTCATCGCGACCCACGGGTCGACGCCGTGCACTTGGCCCCCGGACAGGAGCGGCTGGACGCGCTGGGCGACGTACAGGAGGAGGACGCCAGCAACCGAGAGGGCGATGACGCCGCGCGCGTACGCCTTCCACGTCTGGGAACTGTCCGGGCCCACCCCGGCCACGCGGTAGAGCCAGCGTTCGGCGCGAAGGTGCCGGCCGTCGTCGTCCGCTGCCATCGCGAGGTAGGCGCCCAGCGGGCGGTGCACCGCGGCGAGGGCGACGAGCAGGATCGCAATCTGCGTCGCGAAGGAGAAGGCACTGAACTCCACCGCTCACTTCCCTCCCGGCCGGAACAGCTGCTGCACGAGGTACACGCACAGCGCAAGCGCGAGCAGGCCCAGCGCAGCCCACGCGAGGACGGACGCGCTCATTCCTGATCCGACCTTCCTGTGACGAGACGGGACAGCCCGGACAGGCACCACGTCACCAGGCCAGCAAGGGCCACGAAGATCGCGACAACGGCGACGTCTGCCATGGCACACAACCCCTTCCGACGGCCGCTCGGTGCGGCCTTTCGGAATCAGTGAAGCGCCGGCCCGGCGTGCCGCCGGGGGGTTTGACTGTTTCCTTGCAGCCCCGCGCCGATTCTTTGCGGCTTCTTTGCGGTTGCGGGGGCGGCCCGGGTTTCGCGGCGCGGGAGGATGAGGATGTGAGGAAAGTTCTCGTGGTCGACGACGAGCCGCAGCTGCTCCGCGCGCTCCAGATCAACCTGCGCGCCGAGGGCTATGCGGTGCGCACGGCGGCGACCGGCACCCAGGCGCTGCACGCCGCGGCCGGCGAGCCGCCGGACGTCATCGTCCTCGATCTGGGGCTGCCGGACATGGACGGTTCCGAGGTGATCCGGGGGATCCGCGGCTGGTCTGACGTGCCGATCGTCGTGCTCTCCGCCCGGCACGGGTCCCCGGACAAGGTGGAGGCGCTCGACGCCGGCGCGGACGACTACGTGACCAAGCCGTTCGGGCTCGACGAGCTGCTCGCGCGGATGCGCGCCGTCGAACGACGTTCCTCCGCGGCACAGGCACGGAACGTCCCCGTGGTGCATGCCGGGGCCCTCGAGGTGGACCTCGCCGCCGCGACCGTGCGGCGAAACGGCGAACGGGTGCGCCTCACGCCGCGTGAGTGGGGAGTGCTGGCCCTCCTGGCCGAGAACCCGGGGCGGCTCGTGACGCAGCAGCAGATCCTCAGGTCAGTCTGGGGACCGGCGTACCTCGAAGAGACCCAGTACCTGCGCGTGTACATCGGGCAGCTCCGGCGAAAGCTCGAGGACGACCCGGCGAATCCCGTGCACCTCATCACCGAGCCCGGACAGGGGTACCGCTTCGAGCTCTAGGCTCCAGGAAGGATCAGGAGCCTACCCGATGCGGCATCCGGCCTCCGGCCCATCACCCATGGCCTTTGCAGGGATGGCGTGGTGTCATGAGTGTGGTCTCGTGATTTCGGTTGGAGCGATCATGGGTTTTTCAGTCTCGACGGCCAAGGTGGACATCACGCCCACGCCCGCGGTGCCGAACCCGTTCCTTGCCGGCTACGGCACGGACGACGGCGGGCGGCAGGTCACCGACCCCGCGCCGTACGCGCCCCTCTACGCCCGTGCCGTGGTGATCTGGGACGACGGCGCGCCGAACCTGCTCCTCGCCGCGGACATCCTGGCGTTCCCCGACTCGGTCCACAAGGCGGTTCTCGCGGGCATCCTTGGCCTGGCGGGCTGGAGCGCGTCGGACATCGTGCTCCAGGCCACCCACACGCACAACGGACCCGTGCTCGTGGACACTCTGGACCCCTACATCACGTACGGCATCACCGATCTGGGCCAGATCCAGGCCTACACGGCGTGGCTCCAAGGTCAGATCGTGGACGTTGCGCGGTCCGCGCTCACGGCCGCCCAGACACCGGTGACCCTCGACTACCAGGTCGCGTCCCAGACGTTCGCGGTCAACCGCGTGGGGCTGTCCTACACCGAGACCGACGTCCCGGTACTCGTGGCCCGGGGCGAGGACGGCTCGCCGGTCGCCATCGTCTTCGGCTACGGCTGCCACCCCGTGGCGGCAGGCTGGAT is a window encoding:
- a CDS encoding response regulator: MRKVLVVDDEPQLLRALQINLRAEGYAVRTAATGTQALHAAAGEPPDVIVLDLGLPDMDGSEVIRGIRGWSDVPIVVLSARHGSPDKVEALDAGADDYVTKPFGLDELLARMRAVERRSSAAQARNVPVVHAGALEVDLAAATVRRNGERVRLTPREWGVLALLAENPGRLVTQQQILRSVWGPAYLEETQYLRVYIGQLRRKLEDDPANPVHLITEPGQGYRFEL